Proteins co-encoded in one Rattus rattus isolate New Zealand chromosome 5, Rrattus_CSIRO_v1, whole genome shotgun sequence genomic window:
- the Ttl gene encoding tubulin--tyrosine ligase isoform X1, which translates to MYTFVVRDENSSVYAEVSRLLLATGYWKRLRRDNPRFNLMLGERNRLPFGRLGHEPGLAQLVNYYRGADKLCRKASLVKLVKTSPELSESCSWFPESYVIYPTNLKTPVAPAQNGIQLPVSNSRTDEREFFLASYNKKKEDGEGNVWIAKSSAGAKGEGILISSEASELLDFIDNQGQVHVIQKYLEHPLLLEPGHRKFDIRSWVLVDHQYNIYLYREGVLRTASEPYHVDNFQDKTCHLTNHCIQKEYSKNYGKYEEGNEMFFEEFNQYLTSALNITLENSILLQIKHIIRSCLMSVEPAISTKHLPYQSFQLLGFDFMVDEELKVWLIEVNGAPACAQKLYAELCQGIVDIAISSVFPPPDTEQVPQQPAAFIKL; encoded by the exons ATGTACACCTTCGTGGTGCGCGACGAGAATAGCAGCGTCTACGCCGAGGTCTCCCGGCTGCTGCTGGCCACCGGCTACTGGAAGAGGCTGCGGCGGGACAACCCCAGATTCAACCTGATGCTGGGCGAGAGGAACCGACTGCCTTTCGGGAGACTAG GTCACGAACCTGGGCTGGCACAGCTGGTGAACTACTACAGGGGGGCGGACAAACTGTGCCGCAAAGCTTCCTTAGTGAA GCTAGTCAAGACCAGTCCGGAACTGTCTGAGTCCTGCTCATGGTTCCCCGAGTCCTATGTGATTTATCCGACTAACCTCAAGACGCCAGTCGCTCCAGCGCAGAACGGCATCCAGCTTCCGGTCAGTAACTCCAGGACAGATGAGAGAGAATTCTTCTTGGCTTcttataacaaaaagaaagaggacgGGGAGGGCAACGTTTGGATTGCAAAGTCATCAGCTGGTGCCAAAG GCGAAGGCATCCTCATCTCCTCAGAGGCATCAGAGCTTCTGGATTTTATAGACAACCAGGGCCAAGTGCACGTGATCCAGAAATACCTCGAGCACCCTCTGCTCCTCGAGCCCGGTCACCGCAAGTTTGACATTCG AAGCTGGGTCCTGGTTGACCACCAGTATAACATCTACCTCTACAGAGAGGGTGTGCTTCGAACTGCTTCAGAACCATATCATGTTGATAACTTCCAAGATAAGACCTGCCATCTGACCAATCACTGCATTCAGAAAGAGTACTCAAAGAACTATGGGAAATACGAAGAAGGGAACGAAATGTTCTTCGAAGAGTTCAATCAGTACCTAACAAGTGCTCTGAACATTACCCTAGAAAATAGCATCTTGCTGCAAATCAAACACATAATAAG gAGCTGCCTCATGAGCGTGGAGCCCGCCATCAGCACCAAGCACCTCCCTTACCAGAGCTTCCAGCTCCTTGGCTTTGACTTCATGGTGGATGAGGAGCTGAAAGTCTGGCTCATTGAGGTCAACGGTGCCCCTGCCTGTGCCCA GAAGCTCTATGCAGAACTGTGTCAGGGCATCGTGGACATAGCCATATCCAGCGTCTTCCCACCCCCAGACACGGAGCAGGTGCCGCAGCAGCCGGCTGCGTTCATCAAGCTGTGA
- the Ttl gene encoding tubulin--tyrosine ligase isoform X2: MYTFVVRDENSSVYAEVSRLLLATGYWKRLRRDNPRFNLMLGERNRLPFGRLGHEPGLAQLVNYYRGADKLCRKASLVKLVKTSPELSESCSWFPESYVIYPTNLKTPVAPAQNGIQLPVSNSRTDEREFFLASYNKKKEDGEGNVWIAKSSAGAKGEGILISSEASELLDFIDNQGQVHVIQKYLEHPLLLEPGHRKFDIREGVLRTASEPYHVDNFQDKTCHLTNHCIQKEYSKNYGKYEEGNEMFFEEFNQYLTSALNITLENSILLQIKHIIRSCLMSVEPAISTKHLPYQSFQLLGFDFMVDEELKVWLIEVNGAPACAQKLYAELCQGIVDIAISSVFPPPDTEQVPQQPAAFIKL; the protein is encoded by the exons ATGTACACCTTCGTGGTGCGCGACGAGAATAGCAGCGTCTACGCCGAGGTCTCCCGGCTGCTGCTGGCCACCGGCTACTGGAAGAGGCTGCGGCGGGACAACCCCAGATTCAACCTGATGCTGGGCGAGAGGAACCGACTGCCTTTCGGGAGACTAG GTCACGAACCTGGGCTGGCACAGCTGGTGAACTACTACAGGGGGGCGGACAAACTGTGCCGCAAAGCTTCCTTAGTGAA GCTAGTCAAGACCAGTCCGGAACTGTCTGAGTCCTGCTCATGGTTCCCCGAGTCCTATGTGATTTATCCGACTAACCTCAAGACGCCAGTCGCTCCAGCGCAGAACGGCATCCAGCTTCCGGTCAGTAACTCCAGGACAGATGAGAGAGAATTCTTCTTGGCTTcttataacaaaaagaaagaggacgGGGAGGGCAACGTTTGGATTGCAAAGTCATCAGCTGGTGCCAAAG GCGAAGGCATCCTCATCTCCTCAGAGGCATCAGAGCTTCTGGATTTTATAGACAACCAGGGCCAAGTGCACGTGATCCAGAAATACCTCGAGCACCCTCTGCTCCTCGAGCCCGGTCACCGCAAGTTTGACATTCG AGAGGGTGTGCTTCGAACTGCTTCAGAACCATATCATGTTGATAACTTCCAAGATAAGACCTGCCATCTGACCAATCACTGCATTCAGAAAGAGTACTCAAAGAACTATGGGAAATACGAAGAAGGGAACGAAATGTTCTTCGAAGAGTTCAATCAGTACCTAACAAGTGCTCTGAACATTACCCTAGAAAATAGCATCTTGCTGCAAATCAAACACATAATAAG gAGCTGCCTCATGAGCGTGGAGCCCGCCATCAGCACCAAGCACCTCCCTTACCAGAGCTTCCAGCTCCTTGGCTTTGACTTCATGGTGGATGAGGAGCTGAAAGTCTGGCTCATTGAGGTCAACGGTGCCCCTGCCTGTGCCCA GAAGCTCTATGCAGAACTGTGTCAGGGCATCGTGGACATAGCCATATCCAGCGTCTTCCCACCCCCAGACACGGAGCAGGTGCCGCAGCAGCCGGCTGCGTTCATCAAGCTGTGA